tttataataattgtgtCCAATGTTAGAAATTTGTGGACCTTCAATTCTCTTTTTAGGTCGAGACAGAGATAATGATatgtactaaaaaaaaagttgagattTTTGCCACATTGGATGTGGGTGAGGACTctctagtgttttttttttggatggaTTTTGGctttggagttttttttttaggaaaaatgtaaattatattaaactcaaaatgatataataataaatggGACATGCTAAAACAAATACAACAGATATGTTGATAATCTTTAAAAATCAGTTTGTTCCTAAACAACCAGATGCATTAGATTGTAATTGCTATAGTCAGACAACATAATTTTCCTCACTTAACTCctatatcagtttttttttttttttttggctttggaGTTTTGATTTGGCAGCATGTGGACTTGTTGGCTTGTTGATAGCCACAATTGGCTCCAATAACACAGCAAGACAagcaaaaaaacaaagattttggGCAAAAGGAGGACCAAGAACCGTTACTGCTAGCTACCCTGTGACCAAATCTCACTTTCTCTTGTTTTGCTTTTGATCTTTTCAACACCTACAATACAACTAACAACTAGCAACTAGCAACATAACAAATACTTGTAAATAATGTAAACCAAAATTGAATTCTTCTTTTTCTACATATGGTATAGAGTTTATAAAGCATTTCacaaaatttgtttattatcttagtactttactttctttttctttctcctagTTTGCAGGTATGAGGTAAAATAGAACAGAACCAATTTATTACTtataatcttataatttttttttctttcaaatattagaatgaaaatttactatttttttacaaactatttAAATAACAAGAATTTATTTGTAACATACTTATACTATCAACTAATTAGaaataatcttttatatatatatatatatatatatatatatatatatatatatataatcagtacaaaatttaacaaatttcaaTTATGCAATAATTCATAATTAGATAACGGTATTCAAAAGATCATACTGAATGTCAATAATCATAGCTAAGCTAAAACGATTTATTATACAGAGATCAAcattaaaatagaaatacaactacgtttaagtttattttttcttttcattaatttaagatttaaatatgtttttaatcctttaaatttgaataattattacttttagtccttaaaattttttttattagtttctcaaattttttaaaatccctCTATTTCTTTGTGATAATGGTGTCACAATTAATCACAAGTTCTCACCatcagatttttttaatttaatttctgtgactttttaaaattactagAATAGGTAAAAATTCACcgcaatttattatttgttttaaattttcttctttaaaatcatcaaaatatgtataaaaaaattgataacaaTCCATATGGGTCAAATATTTTGATGATTTAAAATCCTCaaagatcatttttaaaaattaaattaaaaaaataattttaataattaaaaactatcaCAAATCTTAAAATCACAAatacaataaacaaaataatttttcaaaaaccagagaaaaagactaaaaagttaattatctaaatttaaaagattaaaacccTAGATTTAACCCTACAATGATAGAGATGCAAAAACCATAAGCTTTAAACTATAATATTCATGATGATGTgggtaaatttatattttcatatatcttCCAAGTAATGTTCCTTGAACCACTCATCCACGCAAATGCAAAACCAATTTCCTGTGGAGTTCACCAAATTAAATTTACTTTCTCATGGCCAACCAGCACCACATCTATGACTTTAGAGATTGGACCGCCACCTTTTCCTCGCCATCGGGTTTCGATCCCCTGCACCTCCGCTCCATGTGCTCCCTCATTCTAATATTTGTACCAATTACATCTCAGTCAAGTCAGATATTTAATGCTCCTCTCACAGAAAAAAAGTCAGATATTTAATGTGAAATCCtactcttttttaattatactaatccatttgtttgttaaaataatttaattttattaatcttaattaaaaataagaatattcttaaattattgtttattataacTTGATatcataaataagataaaaattttaaaaatagaattacaATTAAATAAGTGATATTATAAGAGTCTAaactataacttttttttcttcttatatatgAATTCAGGGAAGTACGGACtaataatacaataattaaGTTGACTTAtggtttataatttattttccatttttttaattctagatATCAATTAATTgattgttataattttaataatttaattgattaataattttttcagtaAAAAAGTCTATGCAATGTTAGTGTAAAGATTGTTTATACTATCgtccaataaaaaattgtcatataattatttatacataaaaaaataatttcaaaataagtgtttttaaaaaagtattttcttaataagtagatagaatttattttttaaaataagtagatttttttttcaaacagaaataatttaaacatattaagaaaacaaaaaaaatatttattttattaaaataagtacttattttaaataattacgtTTAAACAAACTAACctataataaatatgttaactTTTGTATGAATTACTTAAAATTCATAAACACCATGTTtcttattaactaataatataaaataattttatattaaatattacatgtatttttatcatcaatgataaattttgtgagtattcaattcaattatatgtttaaaatttaaatttaagactaATGATTAGTTTGAAGTAAAACTACTCTACGTTATTTGATGCTTACACTTTTTTGTTGAGAATAAGATATTCTCATAAgactttaaaaaacattttcataaaACTACTCTCTCAAgctaaaaatcatcaaaagttttattttttctaacatACTCATTGATATGGAAATGAATTTGTTGCATACACCTAATggtgaattgattaataattccAATTTCAAAAACCctttaatcattttattaatttgaggaagtatttttatttttggttacaATTATAGGAACTAATTTATTCGGctatttataatttaacatgACAGAACTAGCTTGCTGGCCACGCGTACTCCACTGTCTGTTACTTTTCTGAAACCGGATGCACCGAATCATAACCTCTCCGTTGATATGTTGTTCTCTTCCATCGTCCACGTGGCACTTTTTAACTTGCAAGTGTTGTTTATGCCAAGTGAAATATTATTGGAACAGCTCGGATAGATCAAACGGTTTTGAACGCGCCACGTGGGATTCAGAATTATCCAACGGTATCTGGAAATTATAGAAAATTGTGACGTTCTTCTTCCATTTCTGTCTATCTACCCTTTTCCCCTTGAAAGCCCAAAATTGTTCATGAAAGCTTCGTTTCGGATTAACATTTTTTGAATAATAGAGACATTACTTTCTGAGGTTTTAACCTTTTTAAGGTATATACTGATTGATTAATATCGTTTCTCTGttcatttttcactttttctccCCCTCAGATAGCGGTTTGTGGATTCTCTGAATGATTGAATCTTTGTCAAAAATTCGTACTTTTGTCGTTTTGGCTTCTGGGTTTTATGTTTTTCACCTTGTTTTATCTGATTTTGGAGTAAAGCCAtgttttttgtgtgtttgtaGAAACGTTTAAATGCGTAATCTTTTTTTGGGGGGTGAATaattgaaacttttactgaCAAAAATGGGTTCGGTTGCCTTGATGGTGCCCACGTTGGGAATTTGTCTGTGTTGGCTATTTTAAGgttttgctattttttgttcttgcttTTAATGCTTTGCTGTTTTGAATCTGTCATTGTTTGGATTATGTGTCAAAGATGGGTTTATTCCTCTTGATTCTGTTGAGAAAATGGGTGTCTCTGTTCAATGTACTTAGGATTACTGttatcttttggttttgttttttgttgtataTACAACGTATTGTGGTTATTGCCCTTTGTTATATCTAGTAGCAAATTTTAGGACACATGTTTGCTAATAATTTGTATTGCCCTTTTTAATGACTAGTAAATCGTTGTTTTTGAGGTAAAAAACACGTGAGTAACGCAGCTGCAAAATTCAGCTCTTCCAGCTTTTAATGCTTGAAATTCAAGTAGTAGCTGCACCTAACATTTTCTGAATTTGATTGCTTCATCaactcgttttttttttttttgttcttttctataAGCTTGTTTTTGTTGAGGTTGTtctttaaaacgttagatttccttttctgttgtcaacattatttttgaaattgtgTGCTAACTGGGTTCTTTATAGGCTTCCCTAACTTGAGGCTGCTACTTGTTTAAGAAGAGGCTGTGTGCTCATTTGCTTAGAGAGTTTTGCTGCTAAGGACTTGACACAATTGTGTAAATGTCTGTGGCTTTTACCAACCTCTCTTGGTGGTTGTGGAGTGGAAAGCATCAAGATCCAAGAATCTCAAATGGGTCTTCTATAAATTCTTCGGGCGATTCGAATTTGTGGGAATCGGATGTTTTGAGGTTTCCTTTGGTTAAGGCAAATGTAGGGTCCTCGTCAAGAAAGGTGAAGCGCAAATGGCATAGTAGGGAGGAGAGGAAGGTGGATAGGGAATATGATGTTGTTCTGGTTCCATCTGATGGTGGATGTGTTTCTGGTTCTGAATCTGATGATTCTGACTGGTCAATTGGCTGGTTAGAGCCTCATGGACCTGGCTTCCCAAGTGATGATGAAACAGATAACAGTTTTGCTGTGATTGTTCCCTGTTATGGGCGAGACTATGGCAGAATAGTGGAGGATCCAAAAGGCAATTTACTGAGGGGTGTTGGGAACTTTCCAGACAGTTATTCAGATGGTGAGTTTTCTTATTAACATATGTTGTAGTTTACATTTGTGCTGTTTTAAACTTGATTTTCTCGTTATGTTTTGCTTAATGGATAGTTAGCAATTTAGCATTTGATTGCGGTTGAACAATAGACATTagttgaaaatgtaaaaagctATTCAAAATGTTGGTTTGGTCTTTAATCTTTTGGGTTTTTGCATGGGATACTGATTTCTGTCGAAACACAGTTTTAGGCATTGGTTCCACCAGCTGCTGAAGTCCAATATGAATGTATTAGTTAAAAAAGAGATTAGCCAGATATAATCTTTTGGTTAGACTTAACCAGACTGAAATATGCCATTTTGCATTTAGtgttatttctaatttatttttctctttgagagGAAGTTGCTTCAATTTGTTAtaaaagaagataaagataagCAGAGAATTCAACAATCTTGCTGCATTTTTGTTTAAGCACCATAAGAGGCAAATATGATTTGGGGGTGATAGGATTTTAACCTGAACTTTTTTATTCATCgagtatttttttgctttaataaGATTTACCATTTGGTTGGATATATGATTCTGGCTTTACCCTCATGATCCATTAGCTGGAATCAACAAACCTATTAACAATAATGAAATAAAGTGGTTTTTAACCCAATTGAGAGTGTACTTGGACTAATATCTAGTATGATACGTTGTGATGTGACTTGTGAGGTTAATGTTAATTTGGACTTTGTGCATATATTTGTGGTTGGATATATGGCATTCattcagattttatttttcttatggtgGGGCTAGAGTTGTAACATTTATGCCTTTTCTCCCCTTGTCTGCAGAGAGCAAAAAATTTGTGGAAGACTGGCTCTCTTCCCTTAGAAATACCTGATGCACAACCATTCATCATTGTGATCCTGCACTTCCTGAGAAAAATCTTCTTTTGTGATCCTTAGCAAATAAACCATTTGTATAtgtaaatattgtaaaaaagaaaaggcattGATGTGATGTCAGAATATGATTGGTTAACATTGAGTCTTGGTTAATTCAAACCTATGAGGAACAGATATGGCCAAGAATGAAAGCAGTTGTGA
The genomic region above belongs to Glycine max cultivar Williams 82 chromosome 14, Glycine_max_v4.0, whole genome shotgun sequence and contains:
- the LOC100808486 gene encoding uncharacterized protein, producing MSVAFTNLSWWLWSGKHQDPRISNGSSINSSGDSNLWESDVLRFPLVKANVGSSSRKVKRKWHSREERKVDREYDVVLVPSDGGCVSGSESDDSDWSIGWLEPHGPGFPSDDETDNSFAVIVPCYGRDYGRIVEDPKGNLLRGVGNFPDSYSDESKKFVEDWLSSLRNT